In the Mytilus galloprovincialis chromosome 10, xbMytGall1.hap1.1, whole genome shotgun sequence genome, one interval contains:
- the LOC143048308 gene encoding uncharacterized protein LOC143048308: MAFDSVFCQVHQIHITSYCESCKDGICWKCFKLHKGHKVYALQYIFPKYQAIAMNEILPKIYRDTRELENVHSCWETSKHSVEKSIDSFQKGLSKQFNSIILALSRKEKTLMAMMKESRSKAISQCEKEISHANKLKNNLEDLKLDAYNIAYSGTSSSVLGYKDLKMNLMSVDEEILKCLQNKKSSLKDQLCEYQIVNIEEILKAVDNLNLRERKEEGQHDNKHRQTEEEKRKKSRVNTSRKRKFEGADLDKESNNRNKTAKKDSSDYSPDAFHDKKQFVSQYKKLSALKNKLSNKKRLKSKDLYNSKQLHRKKDLLNAKTKASYVDHDRMKDGKAEGSVQVNYTFQRPTVLYDDIEMFADSFACSDIISKEQDFSYSKVYKNFKNKNNDNRKNVKVNKGNQLSQDTINKTNQSERRKDNQQKLNVSAKLSLQKSKVCLNDKSDLGSQFKIVEKSDLEKNQDVEIKSSDKYIENKTCSSVKTGYNIQSAEHTIKLGVQPKQSTVQAIPSAVQANPSAVQAYQSTIQTNHTDVQAKQSTVQSSQSNEQAKQSSVQSNQPTVQSNLSAVQTKQSTVQSNLSAVQTKQSTVHLNLSAVQTKQSTVQSNQSAVQTKQSTVQSKQSTVQPKQSTVQPKQSTVQSRQSNEQAKQPTVQSNLLAVQTKQSTVQSNQSAVQTKQFTEQPKQSTVQSKQSTVQPKQSTVQPKQSTVQSRQSNEQAKQPTVQSNLSAVQTKQSTVQSNLSAVQTKQPTVQSKQSTVQSNLSEVQANLSTIQTIKSEVQCNQSTIQANLSAIQTNQSTVKTKQSTVHAKVSAVQTKPKEIQLKQSTVQSNQSIVQSYQFTVQSYKSAEQTKTIAAQSNQTTVQSNQLSVQSSASGIKTEPGQLPISCNKTSPVVKAEPIDTEPGQVTVTCDETSPVVKTEPIDTSYEQQQITQVGSAEIKVEPTDDYFDKLEDDIQAAEENNEKENKETNDLNENQSLQIKDATVNDNETNESFVESLVDDITDKTSSKNCADEFVLNEDDKWNVLDEIVDETVEMLSSDQVMKDVGGLNDLNLGSQGQEVNKMDDENIEQLIEDQEMVVVNDENNNKENLNFNKEYLNLRVTVDNDYSRNGKDLESWETADEETNNQPASILVQEQDKEPGPGFSSKSNHCHQLQKDNDTALEVIDLTSQRHVCYPHIPLYPNNVQLSDYTVSYYVQPGFSTQVDPANFNFSRQQQQSFCDANLSQQASSVEIYADKAFSEDRNHVGLCERRKQRTNDNMLEHLKHNKLPNLQLQDIIGHVVEFLLDSVGSQFVLSKLPRAAREETSIIVNEILTSGQFITLCKSPSGHHVLQILLIKTLSEQSHCLAMKLFGNIVQLTLHPYGSKVILQALSTSTVQIQKGILKELERSVLRCMTDSIGNHVIQKCIEIFSPQCLRTVIETCKDQLTTLCTDIHGCKVLQKLITHCVLWRTKPIRESILDQSDELVQDPNGVEVIMCVLQKGTPEDKNRILNWLKGDLLSHCVQRFNSYLVETCLTCLQPDQKAVLIKEVCLMNDIAFRTILTDRYASSIVQRMIDVAKPHQRRVLVMKIQPYRSTLSNSYLWKDAAALNSIEN; the protein is encoded by the exons gCTATAGCTATGAATGAAATACTACCAAAAATATACAGAGACACTAGAGAGCTGGAAAATGTCCATAGTTGCTGGGAAACTTCTAAACATTCTGTTGAG AAAAGCATTGACAGTTTCCAAAAAGGATTGAGCAAGCAGTTCAACTCCATAATTCTAGCTCTGAGTAGGAAAGAAAAAACATTAATGGCTATGATGAAGGAATCAAGATCCAAAGCTATAAGCCAATGTGAAAAAGAGATAAGCCATGCCAATAAACTTAAAAACAACTTGGAAGATTTAAAACTTGATGCATACAATATTGCTTACTCAGGAACTTCTTCATCTGTTTTG ggatacaaggatttaaaaatgaatttaatgtCTGTTGATGAAGAAATTCTGAAATGtcttcaaaacaaaaagtcatcCTTGAAAGATCAATTATGTGAATATCAAATTGTTAACATTGAAGAGATACTGAAAGCTGTGGATAATCTAAATCTGAGGGAGAGAAAGGAGGAGGGTCAGCATGATAATAAACACAGACAAACTGAAGAGGAGAAAA GAAAAAAGAGTCGAGTCAACACTTCAAG GAAGAGGAAATTTGAAGGAGCAGATTTAGATAAAGAATCAAATAACAGGAATAAAACAGCAAAAAAGGACAGCTCTGATTACAGTCCAGATGCATTTCATgataaaaaacaatttgtttcACAATATAAGAAGTTGTCTGCTctcaaaaataaattatctaATAAAAAGAGGCTTAAATCTAAGGATTTATACAATTCTAAGCAGTTACACAGAAAGAAAGATTTGTTAAATGCCAAAACTAAGGCAAGCTATGTAGACCATGATAGAATGAAGGATGGGAAAGCTGAAGGATCTGTCCAGGTTAACTATACTTTCCAGCGTCCAACTGTGCTTTATGATGACATTGAAATGTTTGCTGATAGTTTTGCTTGTAGTGATATTATATCAAAAGAACAGGACTTTTCTTACTCTAAGGTATATAAAAACTTTAAGAATAAGAACAATGATAATAGAAAGAATGTAAAAGTGAATAAAGGAAACCAACTCAGTCAAGATACAATAAACAAGACAAATCAGAGTGAAAGAAGAAAAGATAATCAACAAAAGCTCAATGTTTCTGCAAAGTTGTCTCTCCAGAAAAGTAAGGTTTGTCTCAATGACAAATCAGATCTAGGGTCTCAATTTAAGATAGTAGAGAAAAGTGATCTTGAGAAAAACCAAGATGTTGAAATTAAATCATCtgataaatatatagaaaataaaacttGCAGCTCTGTCAAAACTGGTTATAACATCCAATCAGCAGAGCACACTATCAAATTAGGAGTACAGCCTAAGCAATCCACAGTACAGGCTATCCCCTCAGCAGTACAGGCTAACCCCTCAGCAGTACAGGCTTACCAATCCACAATACAGACTAACCATACCGATGTACAGGCTAAACAATCAACTGTACAGTCTAGCCAATCCAATGAACAGGCCAAACAATCATCAGTACAGTCTAATCAACCAACAGTACAGTCTAACCTATCGGCAGTACAGACTAAGCAATCCACAGTACAGTCAAACCTATCGGCAGTACAGACTAAGCAATCCACAGTACATTTAAACCTATCGGCAGTACAGACTAAGCAATCCACAGTACAGTCTAACCAGTCAGCAGTACAGACTAAGCAATCCACAGTACAGTCTAAACAATCAACCGTTCAGCCTAAGCAATCCACAGTACAGCCTAAACAATCAACTGTACAGTCTAGACAATCCAATGAACAGGCCAAACAACCAACAGTACAGTCTAACCTATTGGCAGTACAGACTAAGCAATCCACAGTACAGTCTAACCAGTCAGCAGTACAGACTAAGCAATTCACAGAACAGCCTAAGCAATCCACAGTACAGTCTAAACAATCAACAGTTCAGCCTAAGCAATCCACAGTACAGCCTAAACAATCAACTGTACAGTCTAGACAATCCAATGAACAGGCAAAACAACCAACAGTACAGTCTAACCTATCGGCAGTACAGACTAAGCAATCAACAGTACAGTCAAACCTATCGGCAGTACAGACTAAGCAACCCACAGTACAGTCTAAACAATCAACAGTACAGTCTAACCTATCGGAAGTACAGGCTAACCTATCCACAATACAGACTATCAAATCAGAAGTACAGTGTAATCAATCCACAATACAGGCTAACCTATCTGCAATACAAACAAACCAATCCACAGTAAAGACTAAACAATCAACAGTACATGCTAAGGTATCtgcagtacaaactaaaccaaaAGAAATACAGCTAAAGCAATCCACTGTACAGTCTAACCAATCTATAGTACAGTCATATCAATTCACAGTACAGTCTTACAAGTCTGCAGAACAGACTAAAACAATTGCTGCACAGTCTAACCAAACAACAGTACAGTCTAACCAATTATCAGTACAGAGCTCTGCGTCTGGTATAAAGACAGAACCAGGTCAACTACCAATCAGTTGTAATAAGACATCACCAGTTGTAAAGGCTGAACCAATTGACACAGAACCAGGTCAAGTAACAGTCACTTGTGATGAAACATCACCTGTTGTAAAGACTGAACCAATTGACACTAGCTATGAACAACAACAAATAACTCAAGTAGGATCTGCAGAAATAAAAGTTGAGCCAACAGATGATTATTTTG ATAAACTTGAAGATGACATACAAGCTGCAGAAGAAAATAATGAGAAGGAGAATAAAGAAACAAATGATTTGAATGAAAACCAGAGTTTACAGATTAAAGATGCTACTGTTAATGATAATGAgacaaatgaaagttttgttgaaagtttGGTTGATGATATTACAGACAAGACCAGTAGTAAAAACTGTGCtgatgaatttgttttaaatgaagaTGATAAATGGAACGTATTAGATGAAATTGTTGATGAAACGGTTGAGATGCTTTCATCTGACCAAGTTATGAAAGATGTGGGAGGCCTAAATGACCTCAATCTGGGTTCGCAGGGTCAAGAAGTGAATAAAATGGATGATGAAAATATAGAGCAGTTGATAGAAGATCAAGAAATGGTGGTAGTTAATgatgaaaataacaataaagaaaatttaaattttaataaagaatACCTTAACCTAAGAGTTACTGTTGACAACGATTACAGCAGAAATGGTAAAGATTTGGAATCATGGGAAACTGCAGATG AAGAAACCAATAACCAGCCTGCTTCTATATTGGTCCAGGAACAAGATAAAGAACCAGGTCCAGGGTTTTCTTCCAAGTCTAATCACTGTCATCAACTACAGAAAGATAATGACACTGCATTAGAGGTCATTGATCTTACAAGCCAACGACATGTATGTTATCCACACATTCCACTTTATCCGAACAATGTGCAACTATCAGATTATACAGTTAGTTATTATGTGCAGCCAGGATTTTCTACACAGGTTGATCCAGCTAATTTTAATTTCTCCAGACAACAACAGCAGTCATTTTGTGATGCAAATCTCAGTCAACAGGCATCATCAGTAGAGATTTATG CTGACAAAGCATTCTCAGAAGACCGAAACCATGTTGGGCTGTGTGAAAg aagaaaacAGAGAACAAATGATAACATGTTGGaacatttaaaacacaataaattaCCAAATCTACAACTTCAAGATATAATTGGTCATGTTGTGGAGTTTCTATTAGACAGTGTAGGATCACA GTTCGTTCTCTCTAAGTTACCAAGAGCTGCAAGAGAAGAAACTTCAATTATTGTCAATGAAATATTAACGTCGGGTCAGTTCATTACTCTGTGTAAGAGTCCTTCTGGTCACCATGTCCTACAGATATTATTAATAAAGACTTTAAGTGAGCAGTCCCATTGTCTAGCTATGAAGTTATTTGGAAATATTGTCCAGTTAACACTACATCCTTATGGTTCAAAGGTCATACTACAAGCATTGAGTACATCAACTGTACAGATACAAAAGGGAATTCTGAAGGAATTAGAAAGAAGTGTCCTCCGTTGTATGACAGACAGCATAGGGAACCATGTTATACAGAAATGTATAGAGATATTCTCTCCACAATGCCTAAGAACTGTTATAGAAACTTGTAAAGATCAG CTAACAACTCTTTGTACTGATATTCATGGTTGTAAAGTGTTGCAGAAACTAATAACACATTGTGTTCTGTGGAGGACCAAACCTATACGTGAATCTATTCTTGATCAGTCAGATGAGTTAGTACAAGATCCCAATGGTGTAGAGGTCATCATGTGTGTATTACAGAAGGGAACTCCCGAagataaaaatagaattttaaacTGGCTGAAAGGAGACCTACTTTCACACTGTGTTCAGCGGTTCAATAG